The Cyanobacteria bacterium FACHB-DQ100 genome contains the following window.
CTTCCCTTTCCAAACTCTGTTGAAACGTTGATTCTGCCGTTGTGCGCCTCAACAATTCGACGAGTAAGATGCAATCCCAGACCGCTACCCGATCGCTTGTGTTTGCCCGGAACAAAGCTTTCAAACAGATTCTCTCGATCGCTCTCCGAAATTCCAGGACCTGTATCCTGCACTTCGAGCTTAATTGCAGGCACCAATCCGGTATCCACCTTTGTTAACCGAACAGAAACAGAACCTTCGTCGGTGAATTTAATCGCATTCCCAACTAAGTTTGTCATCACGCGATAAAGTTCTAATCGATCGCCCTTCGCATTGAAGTTATCGTTCTCATTCAACTCTAGCTTCAACGTTAAATGCTTGTCGATCGCAAGCGGTGAAAGTTCCTTAACTACTTCTTGCGCCAGTTCGCCTAAATCAACAGGCGAAAATACTAGCGTCTTCCGTCCCGCCTCGTAACGATACACTTCCAGCAGCGTGTTCACCATCGTCAGCAAGTTCGCATTACTCCGAATCATGGTGGAGATTGCATCTTGAACATCGCTAGACAGATCACCTAATGCCCCCTGAGACATTAGATTCAACATCCGATCAGCAGCCACCAACGGCGTTCTCAAGTCATGCGTCAATCGTGAAACAAAGTCCTCTCGCTGACGTGCAATCTGATCGCGCTCATCGACACTGTGCTTCAAGCGAAGCAGCGCCCGGACTCTTGCTAACAATTCATCGAAATGCACAGGCTTGCGGATGAAATCATCTGCGCCAGTATCCAAACCCTGGGCTACACTCGGCTGATCGTAAGCCGTCGTCAGCAAAATCGGCATAAAGGGCAGCGAGATATTCGCTCGAATTCGGCGCGTGACTTCGTACCCATCCATGCCGGGCATCATCACATCCAGCAACACCAAATCAGGTGGAGACTGCTCGATCAGGCGTAAGGCTTCTTTGCCACTATCCGCAAGTTCAACCTGATAACCTTCGTCCTGCAAAATGGCTTGAATTAGCAGACAGTTATCAGGCGTGTCGTCTACCACAAGAATACGATCGACGGTGCGGGATCGGTTGAAAGGGGAGTGATTCATGCAATCCACCTATGAAAGGCAAAGTCAGTCAGTATTCTGAATAAACACGACTTAGGTTACACTCTACCTCATTCTTCTGATGGATTTTTCCTGTATTGTTCGACGTACTGCACAACAAGTGGGGTGATCTTCTCGATCATCTCGCTAAACGTCGATCGTTCCTCGTCTGTCCAATAGCGCGGCTCATGCATCAAACAAGGCTGCAAAACTCCCCAAAGCTGATGATCCTGACAAAGATGCCCATGAATCAGTGCCCGATGCCCAAAATTCTCGCGCTCAAACTGTGCATTTAAGACTTCAGGGCTTGCCGTCGTCACGTCTTCTACAAAGATCGAAGGTTTAGTGGCAAGTGCAGCCGCAAACATCGGATCTTCATCAGCAAGCGATTCAGGTTCAGGCTTCCAGTCCTCATCATAGACTGTAGGGATCTCTGAGTTGCGCGTCCAGCAAAAGGGAACCCGACCCAAGCGAGTCTGGGGATCACGCAGGTAAACAAAACAACGATCGCTGTTCAAATACTGCGCGATCGCCTCCATCAATGCTGGAAGTGCATCAGCGGAGTTTGTTTGCAGTAGTTCAGCAATCTCAGGCGGCATCTTTTACAAACGTCCATTCA
Protein-coding sequences here:
- a CDS encoding hybrid sensor histidine kinase/response regulator; protein product: MNHSPFNRSRTVDRILVVDDTPDNCLLIQAILQDEGYQVELADSGKEALRLIEQSPPDLVLLDVMMPGMDGYEVTRRIRANISLPFMPILLTTAYDQPSVAQGLDTGADDFIRKPVHFDELLARVRALLRLKHSVDERDQIARQREDFVSRLTHDLRTPLVAADRMLNLMSQGALGDLSSDVQDAISTMIRSNANLLTMVNTLLEVYRYEAGRKTLVFSPVDLGELAQEVVKELSPLAIDKHLTLKLELNENDNFNAKGDRLELYRVMTNLVGNAIKFTDEGSVSVRLTKVDTGLVPAIKLEVQDTGPGISESDRENLFESFVPGKHKRSGSGLGLHLTRRIVEAHNGRINVSTEFGKGSTFTVYLPTH
- a CDS encoding GAF domain-containing protein, which gives rise to MPPEIAELLQTNSADALPALMEAIAQYLNSDRCFVYLRDPQTRLGRVPFCWTRNSEIPTVYDEDWKPEPESLADEDPMFAAALATKPSIFVEDVTTASPEVLNAQFERENFGHRALIHGHLCQDHQLWGVLQPCLMHEPRYWTDEERSTFSEMIEKITPLVVQYVEQYRKNPSEE